AAATTTTAATGACCAAGAAGAACCAGGTTGATGGTAATACTTACTGCAATGAAATGGGTAACAGATGGGCGATATAAGATGGCTTTCCGAGGGTTAGGTGGCAAAGTTGGATCAGTGATATCCTTATTCACACGACTAGGTCCTGGAGCCCCATTTTGACCAGTGCCAGACCCAGATCCAGTTGAGGTAGCTATGCTTGGCTGGTAAAATGAACCACCAGGTTCCCACTCCAAACATTGTAGCATTCTAAAAGTGTCGAGGGTGAGTTCAGAAAACTTCACCTGTTGAGCAAGGATAAGATGATAATGTGAAACCCGTAGTTTATCAAGTCTAGAATTAAATATCTGGAGTACATATATATGCATGTGTGCATATATCAAGAACACAGATAAAAAATTACAGCGATCTTATTCTCTGTTGGAATAATGAGTAAAGTAAACCTCGTTAGGATGGTAGCTGCATAGTAAGGCATCTCTTAGTTTTAGGTTTTTCTTCGCTTCCAAAACAATTGAGAGGGAATCTGGTTGAAGATCCAATACAACACTATATCTCAAAGGCCTATTATTCATAAATGCTGTGTCAACTTTcagaaatttgactatctcctGAATCACGAGCTTCCACTCTTTAAAGTCAGTTTCCTGAAAACATGAACATAGAGAGGTAACTcaacattgataaaataaatCCACAAGCTTATACAATGATCCAATATATCTGGTGAGCATCCATTAACATTTCTCATACAAATGATTTCGCATAACAAGGCAACGAGACAGTTGTTAAAAAAACAGCTCCCAGTAGCACATCAAGCCTTACAAACATAAGTGAAGTAATAAGAACCTAATTCAGTACCTTACTAACCAATAAGTATAAAATAGTGCCATCGCTTGCAGCCCTGATCAAGTATTATATCCAGGTAGGTATTGTCCTATATATACCTGAActtatttgaaatcaatttttaATGCATGTCAGCAGGGATTTATGGAGCCAAAGACCTCAATGACTTGTTACTGGAGAATTCTTGAAGGCAGTCCAGTCATGAAGCTAGTATTATCATGTATGCCTTCTCAAATCCAATGTCTTCAGTCATGCTATCATTGGCCATTCGTCTCACACCTTCCAAAGCCTTTCGCATTTTACCTAAGCCACAAACCTGACATCGGGACTCGCAGGACAACAAGTTTTTCTAAATGTTGTTGGCGCCATCAGGCATTCTCCAAATTGAAACAAGTGTCTTAGAAATACCTCTTTTTTTTCGTTAGCCTATCCATAACAACCTCATTAATGCCTCTTTGATTCATGGCAGCTCATACTAACTCCCAATGAAATTCCAGTTGAACTATGGAAACTACCGATTTGACAACCATATCCTACATAAACTTTCATCTCAACGTGTGCCATGTCATGGAAAGCACCAACTGTACTAGCAGATAATGAATAGGTGCATATTCAGAAATCACAAAGTACATTCCACCATGGAGCACAATTAGAAATAAGCTTTGGTAGCAATGCATGTTGAAACTTGGCAAGAGCTTATGATAATGACAAGGTGATCCTTCATAATACAATACAAAATTGCTTGAACTTTGTTAATAGAAGCACCTTATCAAACAGTAATTGGTTCGTAGGCACATCACTTGTTTAGATAATCAATGACATACTCAAAATTACTCTTACACATAATCCCCACATACTGAAACTATTATACCCTGAATCTGTGCCACGCATGGTAGTATATATTGCATATCATGATATCAAGTATGTTGATTGAGAAAATCACCTGGAATGTCCTTTTGCATTCGTCCAGTAACATTTTCAGCTGATTCACCAACTGATAAACTACTTCTCGGCGATTTAACACCAAACAAACTGTCAGAAACCGAGAAATAAACCTCAGCTGTTTGCTGGCCAGATTTATATCTTGATGCGGACCATCCTTAAAATACTCCCGAGTCAAAATTGCCTCATAAAATACGTAAGATTCTGACAAATAATTGGCCTCACTAGTCCTCATGTACTGTCCAAAATACAGCTGTCCAATCCGTGAAGCTATCTCCCCAATCTCCCATCTCTTCAACCCAGCCTCCACCAACTTCTGCCGATTCTCTTGTTGAAACTTCCATAGCTGAGTATAAACCTTAAAGACCTTGTAAAAGTATGTATCATATCTGGTGAAATAAATGGCAAGAATTATCAACTTTGATCCCAATGTGGCAGTAAAAAATTTACAGCACAAATTAGTAATCAACAATAAACAGTGGCAGCACGTTTAGAGAACCTATACATAATAGATGGAAAACCACAAGACTATAAATTCAATATCTGGTCAACCATTGTTGTCTAATAATTAAAATCACCAGCTTTGCCATTTCATCTACTCTTCTTCATAGCCTTGATTCATGAAAACCTGCTCCACTTCATCTCCACTAAAGCACGTAAAATTCAGTGATTCAGCcttaaaatgatcaaaatatAGCAACACGTTATTCTTCCACAGGGCTGATAATTACTAACGAGTACTGGGGACCAAACGAAGAAACATTTGATTGGTAGCATGAAATAAAGCTGGATGCGTTGGTGGTGAAACCAGCAAATGGGTACGTGAAGCGATCGTCCCTTTCAAATAAATCTCAACTTCTAGTATTTTTTCCAAAGATTTTTGTTTCacatttcaaatatcatatCCTCCGCACCCTCATTTAGAATCCGATCCACCCTTACACATTGGTGAGTGTTACAAGCATGTAATGCACTCACAAAAGCAGCTTTTGAAGGCAGTAGGCCAGAAATTTTGTAGAGAGAAAGCTAGTGTATTTCTGAGGTGGAGACTTGCTAGGTGACAATCTGGGAGCAGATCCCGTACTTAAAAGATTCATCTTCGAAGGAGAACCTCTCAAGTTTATTAGTCAATTCATAATTGCTAGTGAAGTAAATATAGGACCTAACATCGCCCGCTCCTTAACAGCTGACATCTACATGGTCAAATCCAGATGGCTTTCTACTCACTTATCAGGGTATTACAACTCAATTCAAATTATCATGTGAATATGCATTACCATATCAACGATGATCTAATTACCACCATCTCCTCTACTCGGTCACCCCTCCCATATcttctgttaatttattttcaagGAGCAAACCAATATTAGGGAATAAAATAAAGAAGGAAGCTTTACAAACTTATTACGGGCCCAATTTGCTTGCAGAGCCAATTTGCATGTAACAAGGGTtggaattttttatatttttaaagtaattttatGCAAAAAGTTGATTGGGATTGACTACACTTATCACATTTTCAGAATAATCCTGAATTACATTAAGGGAAATAAGATCATTCAAGCACAATAAGCTGATTATAATCGTGCACAAACAGCTAAcgagaaaaaaacaaaacaaaacaaaaaagaagGAACTTTGGAGGTAATTTGGGGGAACCTGGTGCGTTGATAATACGGCAAATCGCGGATCTTTGAGAACTTCTTGTCGGCTTTTGCCACCAGAGCCCAGTACACCTCGCTCACCGGAATATTACTATTACTGCTGCCACTCTGATGCTGATTCTGGGACATTTGATTTGTTTCAGAACAATACCCAAATAAGGAATTCGATCAAAACACCCAGAAATTTCTAGTTTGATTCAATCAACCAAAATATAGTAGTCAACTCTAGCATAAAATACAAGGTTAAAGAAACAGTTGGAAATTTGGGTTCTGaggggtttttttttattacactaCTGTTGATAATTAATGGCATGTTCAAGAAAGAAGATGGATGAATTgtaaagtttttatttatttgatattttgttaattttctattatttatattatgaaCAATTTAACTGACAAATTACATGGAACTGATGAATTCCGAAGCAACCACTCAAAAGAATGATGTTCGCAATAACAATACAACTTTCTAAATTGCTTAATTTGCTAAATGGAGCATTTATAATCactaaaaatatgattattggttttaaaaaaatcagttttgtttgtttttttaaaaaaaacttagatTACGAGTTAGCGTacgtttaatttaattaaaatataaatacgaGTGATATATTGATTTTGTTTCTACAAAAGTGATTTTAGTAACAAGTTACTATtactaaaatcaattatttatcaaacaTTGTCTAATCTGATtttcagttttttatttttgttttcaaacaataCTCACTTATGATTTACAtaacatataaatttaatcatttttttaaaaaacaggAAACATTATCTATGACAATTCCCTAAGAAACAAAATTAATGCATATGGGAATTGTTGGTCCtttatacatattatttatttcgaTCTTGTTGATTTATTTTGTCGAATTTGGGTATTAGTTatttatctttcaattttagcCATTTTTATTTAAGAGTGTTGATGTGATATTGTACATGTTGATGTCGGTGTTACTTCGGTATTAGCTGAATGACAAATAggaaaaattactaaaattacaaaataaattaaacaaaaatagtATTTGGcaacattaataaaaaaaattgcaaaaagaCAAATATACCGAATCAAAATTGTAACTTTTCTTAGAATAATCGTACTCCGAAAACTCTAAACTCAATTCCAAATGCGAGGTCTACATTGCAAAATCATTGTCACATCGAATCTAAATACAATcgtaaacccaaaaaaataatattttatgagtcTAACTAATcatctatatttaaaatattcatctatataatatcataaacatatatttatgatatttaacttaaataattattaataatgtaACGAATATTTTACAatgactatatatatatgtgtgtgacaTTGTTTTTATTAaggtttttaaaattagtttaaatTCATAAACATAGACGTACAAGTTGGATAAACATGCGAATGAGCATAATACTAAGATAGGTGACCTTCATAAAAGTTCTCGTACGTCAAGCTACTGACGTTGCGTCGTTTGATCAAGTTGGTTAGGTGGACTGTAAAAAGGTGCATGCGTAACACACTTTggccactaattttttttttaaaacaaaataattaaataaaagagacTGGAACTCCAACTTCTGATTTCAAAATGATTTTTGCAACGTCCATGACTTCACAAAATCCAACTTCGCTTTGCGGACAACCTTAATGAACCTAGATTGCGTGAAAACCTAAACCTAACATAAGTATAATTGCAAGCCTCTTGCAAAATATACAAGGAAAGTCGACCTATAAAATTTTCTTGTTATTGACCACGAAACTAACACCAATCTTACCTTTTAAATTATATGGATGTTCATTTTGGAAATCTCGCTCCCTCTCTCATTAAAGTAAACTTTATTTTCATGTAAATTTCCGAAACGACTCCAAGCCCAACTAGAAATTAATGGATACAAACAAAGTAATTTCAGAAAGCAGAACAATGCGGAATTTATCATTGAGTGCCACTAGCTTTAGCTCAATTGGCATGCATATCGATCGTCTCATTATAATTAGACGTTTCGAGTTTGAGACTTAACCTCCACCCTCacttgttataaaaaaaaaaaactaacaattagtagaaaataatttttcgctacaattaacatatttattttcacGCGTTTTATTTTAGATTCATGTGAAATCTCGGATTCTTGCTTGTATGCTTACTCTTTATTCCTTTTAAAGTTGATTATCTCTATTTAGATGAGACATATGGGGTTCACATACAAAGACTCTTTTTCGGATCAAACGTTTATCACTAAGTCAAAAATTATACTTATTAGTCAACAaacaactttatttttttttttatacttgtAGCAACGCATAACCCCTAAATGACATGTCGATATGATGGACTATATCGATGTGGGTGTCAATGGACTGGATTGTCAAGTCCATGAATCCAAGAGATAATTTGGGGTCGCGTCTCACTGCTGATGTTGTATCGGTCCCTCAGTATTAGTCTTGCTCTTATCATGACGCTAGTGCTATCTCCAAAAGAAGAAGTCTTACCCATTAAGATCGACGTCTCTATTTTACGGTCTTTCTAACCAATCAAGTCAAACGACTTAGTCCTAAGAGGTCACACATCCAAATACTTGTCTCACCCTTACATATTTAGTCcaagattttgattattttcacTTTTAACCTCGTTTAATAAAGTTCAAATAAcccattcaaaaaaaaaataataaagttcAAATAACCATTTATTCTTTCTTTCCAGCTTGTCAAACAAAGAAATGTTTTAGTTTCTTGCGAGGCTCTTTTCTCACCTAAAGTACCTAACAATTTTAAGCAATTCCATGTATCGCTTTCAATTGTGGGGCAACATTTTTGGGATTTCTAGCTTCATAAAAAGCAATACACTCCACGTATCAAAATTGATCAACTAACACGAACTCGACCACttgaaagatatttaattaattaaacttaatGTTTTACTTGTCATTTGAGAATAACTTTTCAATAATCAATCTAACTTTCTCCAAGAAGCTCAACCGACATTATCTCTTTGGTCAACAAACCATCATCTCGAGTGAAGATTGGAAAAATAAAGGCTTAAAAGTAAAGGcgataaaaataaagtaaaagttTACAAGGACCATAATATACTGTAAGAAACAAAATTCTATAGAGTAAGACcgatgttgcatttgcaagaacTGAGAGACCATAAATCAAGATTCTAGTTTTGTCGAGAGAATACTGAAAATTAAATACTGATTCTATGTGCTTGTGGTGGAGCCGAgcactataaaaaaaattaagtttaaagtgaagaaataaattttgtatatgtttataatttatatataagcataaattatatgtattatttcttgccaaaatttaatatgttggaaGGAACAACTTTCACTTTCACTTTCCTTGCTCCTACTTGTTTTCCTTCCATTCTAAGTCCTCTTTTAACTTGATTTACATTCTTCCCAACTTCCCGTTTCCTAACATCTCCAAACCCCCCCGAGTTTTGTTGAACGCATTGGAAATTTATTCGCAGGTTGTCGAAGATATTGTTCAACGCACAGATTTAGGCATGGGTTCGGTTGGGAATTCGAATCCTTGGGCACCTTTCGACAACTACAGAGACTGTGCACAGGGGATTTGCAGCAGATTCTGCCTACAATTTTGCTACACGATCTTCCCTCCGCCACCATCTGATGATTCTACTCCTTTCTCCCCTTTAATCATAGCCATAATCGGCGTTCTCGCCAGCGCCTTTATCTTAGTAAGTTACTACACAATTGTGACAAGATACTGCAGGAGAAATGATAACATGGCAAGAGTAGAGAATCAAGAAAATCGAAACGAAGCAGGTCAGGAACAGTGGCAAGTTGCCTCGGCTGGATTGGATGAATCACTCATCAAGACTATTACAGTTTGTAAGTATCAAAAAGGTGATGGCCTGATTGAAGGGACCGAGTGTGCTGTTTGCCTTAGTGAATTTCAAGAAATGGAATCTTTGAGGCTTCTGCCTAAGTGCAGCCACGCCTTTCACTTGCCTTGTATTGACACATGGCTTAAATCTCACTCAAGTTGCCCCTTGTGTCGTGCCAGTGTCTATTCGTCTTTGCCACATCCGACAACGCCTACGCAGATGTCGGATGCTACTCAAGTTTCATCGGCTTTAAACATGAGTTCTTATGAGATTCAGCCACCCAATGACCTGATCCTAGTGGTTGATAATCAAGAAGAAAGGGTTTATGTTAGTTTTGCGAGCGACGATTATATATCTCCAAAGAGGccaattcaagaaaacttgaGTTCAGATATTAATGGAAGTGATCAAGAAAGAGCGAGGCAGATTCAGAGATCAGTTTCTTTCGGGACGTTTTCGAGTCAACGACATTATCTGATCTCCGATGTACTGAAAATTGAAGGAGGTGATGAAGATTTACATGTGAAGAGAAATGAATCTCGGAGGGCGATTGGCTCCTCAAAGGGGAGAAGTCATGAAGTTGGAATGAGGTCTGTTTCCAGTAGTAATAGATTTGTGTTGACAGTTCAAGACAAAGGCAAGAATTCTATGCTCCCTAGCGATTGAATTTACATCTTCTGTGCACACAAATTGTTTTCATTTCCAAAAAGATCAGAATTAACAAACacacaataaattatttatgctcCCTAATTTCCTACTTTAAAGAAATAATTCTTAGTATTGGAAATTTAAAGACAATAATTCCTCCATATCAATGTATGAACTGAAAATTGTTGATAAATTTGACTTGTTGGAGTATGAtttattttcctaaaaaaaaaaaaactctgaaCAGTAGATGGAGTAGAGCTTTCAATGTAATTGAAATTCCAATATCGCAAGTGGTCGGGACCATATTTCTGACTAAAAATATAGTCCCACTTTTCTTGTATCATTACATATACCCAAGAAATTAAAATTGACACGAAGGGGAGAATATAActaatttcaataataaatatataagtcCACGAAATTTTATTTCTGCATTACATGTTAGTTAGTCCAAATTATTATAACTAAATCTACTAAACAATATTGTACAACATATAATCTTAGGTTAATTCAACCTAACAATAAATCATTATCCTAACTCCATATCAATGGTCTAtgtttgaccaagtaatttggcCAAATATGGGTTGTTGGATCTTGCATATTTCCTTATGCTATAATCCGATTTTCGTGATTAAGACAAAAATATTACGTTTGAAATAATTTGGCAAATTGTAATTAGGTTGTGGTagtaaataagaataaatgcaGTTGAATAATTTAGTatgccagaaaaattatttttcatttaaaaaacaaaatcaagtcTTTGAGCTTGAGTAATtgagtttgattattttttttcataggttaaatcaacaatttctttcttttttttgttgAGAAAATTAAATCAACAGATTACTTGGACACGGCATAACTAGGACATcgaattatttaatatattacagAATAATTTTTGGGAGCGATGAAAACTTGAATTCACCCGATTacatgaaatatatagaaagtACAGACGTTACTGAACTTATATTATTGggcaaaaatataaaatatatagaaaGTACTCGTTCGAAAGctatattatctatattattatattatccaGTGTGATATCTTTAGAATAACTATTTTTGAggatattataatatttaatatcatatttatttatccttcttattatattaaaaaaacctTCTCAaatcactccatattttacacagaaaaaaatataaaaaaaatttctcttataaaacgaaaaattattttaaattgaaaataatttcatgttaattatttaatattactaAGAAAAGAGAAGAGCACCAAGTTTCCCCATTTATTACCCTTTTTTTATGCCTGTTTTATCTAGCATAGTACAATGTACATAAACAGAGAATCACATGGTTTTCGAAGGAGTCACCCAAATGGAAACAAAGTCGAGAAAAAGAGagaacaattttattttttggactTCGATCTGTAACAATAAAACCCCTCTCCCTCACAAATTTGTTTGGACTTCACTGTAACAATAAAACCCCTCTCCCTCACAGTTAATCTGTGTTTGCTCATAGAAATTTCTTATGatccataaaccaagaaaccaTGCCTGAAAACACAGCAAAATATCCCATCAAAACAATCGTTGTTTTAGTCCAGGAAAACAGGTCATTCGATCACATGCTAGGATGGATGAAAACAATCAACCCCGAGATCGAAGGCCTAACTGGCACCGAATCAAACCCTTTATCTAGCTCTGATTCCAATTCAAATCGCTTATATTACGGCGATCGATCAGGATACGTTGAACCAGACCCCGGACACTCGTACACAGCAACTTATGAGCAAATCTTTGGCGTTCCATGGACAGAAAGCTCAGCTGAATCCCACACCCTTCCTCCCACCATGGAAGGCTTTGCTCAACAAGCAGAAAGTGTACAGAAAGGACTGGCGAATGTGGTGATGAATGGGTTTAGGCCGGATTCGTTGCCGGTTTATAAAGAACTAGTGTCCCAGTTCGCAGTTTGTGATCGATGGTTTTCGTCTATTCCTACGTTGACACAACCGAACAGGCTTTATGTACATTCTGCTACATCGTATGGTGCTACagcaaatgataataaaatgaTGATCGAAGGGTATCCGCAGAAGACAATCTTTCAATCTGTGGAAGAGGGTGGCTATGATTTTGGGATTTATTATCAGTATCCTCCTTCAACTCTCTTCTACAGGTAATGTTCCCATTTGATTTTCGTTCTTCTTAATTCTTTTTACTGATGCTCTAAGAAATATAATCTGGTCAATTTTGTCGACGCGCcgatcttcttctttttttttgataatttcaaCATTAATTGATTGATCGATAGACAATTATTccaatgtatatatatatatatatatatgtttaaatcATCCTTTCTTTTCATATATcgatataatattaaaatataaaatgattgATTAATGTGATATGGTAATTATTTAGTTTATAATTCTATTTGAATGTGTTGCCTTCAATTTTTCCTTCACCGTTCCTCAAAAGTTGAGTATTAAGCTATTAAGCATTTAAATTTCCCTTCACTGTTCCTCAAAAGTGGCTTTTGCATGATTATTGATATCTGGTGAGGGTGACGATCTAGGCCATACATTTGTTCTTCACGAGGAAGAATTTGTTATAATTGAGTTTCGTACGTTAGACATGGATATAAGACGAGTTATAAATCTATAagttatatatacatttttagaTAAAAAAGTTTCTAagttttatttgttaaaaattcaagttttacaagctttatttcgatttttttttaaaaaaaagtcacaTTATAGCAGCTTAATTATTTCAaactttaacattttaaattttcacttctatttcatatttcaaatttaaatcaccATATCACATGCAATGTACTGTAAATATTCAGAACCGGTCCCGTCTGCTATCAAATGTGGCCAAAATTTGTcgaactttttgatatctttattatatatttatatataagaaTTCAAATCTAAAAAGTTATTATTTTGTGTCATCATTACCCATGTAACTAATATTCATTATGAAATGACGCTATTAATTCTGCATTACCTTCTCTAATCGAtcaattaatcaatcaaataacACAATGGATTAGTTGAGTCCTACCGTCTAGCCGCCGCGTCATTACAAAGCCGACCACGTTTTTCTTATTCTAAAACTTTCCTGTTGTTCAAACTCCAAAGCCGCCTTCAATTATGAATATTCAATAGCTCTAGTT
This genomic interval from Primulina huaijiensis isolate GDHJ02 chromosome 14, ASM1229523v2, whole genome shotgun sequence contains the following:
- the LOC140956987 gene encoding uncharacterized protein isoform X1, producing the protein MSQNQHQSGSSNSNIPVSEVYWALVAKADKKFSKIRDLPYYQRTRYDTYFYKVFKVYTQLWKFQQENRQKLVEAGLKRWEIGEIASRIGQLYFGQYMRTSEANYLSESYVFYEAILTREYFKDGPHQDINLASKQLRFISRFLTVCLVLNRREVVYQLVNQLKMLLDECKRTFQETDFKEWKLVIQEIVKFLKVDTAFMNNRPLRYSVVLDLQPDSLSIVLEAKKNLKLRDALLCSYHPNEVKFSELTLDTFRMLQCLEWEPGGSFYQPSIATSTGSGSGTGQNGAPGPSRVNKDITDPTLPPNPRKAILYRPSVTHFIAVLGSVCEELPTDGILLIYLSTSESSTYSVSSPTHAGSSGYSENISRGFQFHSTNFEPTSSRNLSTGLDNADHSGRGADCLHIGPRGHGGLNCIYPSDFLPFTRRPLFLVIDSENSKAFKAMSGSEKGEPVAMLLSPAISLPLPAVELSRQHSGSLFTSFLTAPLQSLVLLLGLNGSDIEKDVYGKAEKLLQSSSNEWGSLLAASDNLDPVWSQILSDPFLRRLLLRFIFCRAVLSLYSQSSNKIELVPECIPRLPEVFSPMSSICQTLVAQLADIFGATHRFIFPVTTRLP
- the LOC140956987 gene encoding uncharacterized protein isoform X2; the protein is MSQNQHQSGSSNSNIPVSEVYWALVAKADKKFSKIRDLPYYQRTRYDTYFYKVFKVYTQLWKFQQENRQKLVEAGLKRWEIGEIASRIGQLYFGQYMRTSEANYLSESYVFYEAILTREYFKDGPHQDINLASKQLRFISRFLTVCLVLNRREVVYQLVNQLKMLLDECKRTFQETDFKEWKLVIQEIVKFLKVDTAFMNNRPLRYSVVLDLQPDSLSIVLEAKKNLKLRDALLCSYHPNEVKFSELTLDTFRMLQCLEWEPGGSFYQPSIATSTGSGSGTGQNGAPGPSRVNKDITDPTLPPNPRKAILYRPSVTHFIAVLGSVCEELPTDGILLIYLSTSDHSGRGADCLHIGPRGHGGLNCIYPSDFLPFTRRPLFLVIDSENSKAFKAMSGSEKGEPVAMLLSPAISLPLPAVELSRQHSGSLFTSFLTAPLQSLVLLLGLNGSDIEKDVYGKAEKLLQSSSNEWGSLLAASDNLDPVWSQILSDPFLRRLLLRFIFCRAVLSLYSQSSNKIELVPECIPRLPEVFSPMSSICQTLVAQLADIFGATHRFIFPVTTRLP
- the LOC140957369 gene encoding RING-H2 finger protein ATL52-like, with product MGSVGNSNPWAPFDNYRDCAQGICSRFCLQFCYTIFPPPPSDDSTPFSPLIIAIIGVLASAFILVSYYTIVTRYCRRNDNMARVENQENRNEAGQEQWQVASAGLDESLIKTITVCKYQKGDGLIEGTECAVCLSEFQEMESLRLLPKCSHAFHLPCIDTWLKSHSSCPLCRASVYSSLPHPTTPTQMSDATQVSSALNMSSYEIQPPNDLILVVDNQEERVYVSFASDDYISPKRPIQENLSSDINGSDQERARQIQRSVSFGTFSSQRHYLISDVLKIEGGDEDLHVKRNESRRAIGSSKGRSHEVGMRSVSSSNRFVLTVQDKGKNSMLPSD